The Vibrio sp. SNU_ST1 genome has a segment encoding these proteins:
- a CDS encoding DUF3379 domain-containing protein, protein MDDLEFRRRVLSEPKQRTQDIIDAAANSEANSNFLDDVLSLDKQIHSALNVDVPDDLADRILFNQTSSEESKVVRPTFARRAMAMAASVAFVAGLLVGQVNWGNALVSPAQASLVDTAMKHVVDEKSFVSSIDEQVTSQQINAKMNPFAYQFDEAFPYHVYYLNHCGFGKSNAMHMVFQGEKGKVTLFLTGIPTDKSIDFDEKGMSGSVTPIDGSSLILVGEDGEDVSKIAEKLTKMIKPMS, encoded by the coding sequence ATGGATGATTTGGAATTTCGTCGTCGTGTATTGTCGGAACCTAAGCAACGTACACAAGACATTATTGATGCAGCAGCGAATAGCGAAGCCAATAGTAATTTCTTAGACGATGTACTATCGCTTGATAAGCAGATCCATTCAGCATTGAATGTGGATGTACCAGACGATCTTGCAGATCGTATCCTGTTCAATCAAACCTCAAGCGAAGAGAGCAAAGTAGTAAGACCTACGTTTGCTCGACGAGCGATGGCAATGGCTGCTTCTGTGGCATTTGTTGCAGGTTTATTGGTTGGTCAAGTCAACTGGGGCAACGCGTTGGTCTCTCCAGCTCAAGCAAGCTTGGTAGATACCGCAATGAAACATGTTGTTGATGAAAAGAGCTTTGTTAGTTCAATCGACGAACAAGTTACATCACAACAGATCAACGCAAAAATGAACCCGTTTGCTTACCAGTTTGATGAAGCCTTCCCTTACCACGTCTACTACCTGAACCACTGTGGTTTTGGCAAGTCCAACGCAATGCACATGGTTTTCCAAGGCGAAAAAGGCAAGGTCACTCTATTTTTAACTGGAATTCCGACTGACAAATCTATCGACTTTGATGAAAAAGGCATGTCAGGCTCGGTAACACCGATCGATGGCAGCAGTTTGATCCTTGTAGGGGAAGATGGCGAGGATGTCTCTAAAATCGCCGAAAAGCTGACAAAAATGATCAAACCAATGAGCTAG